ATGGCATAAgcattagcattttcctttgTAATTACAGTTTTGTTTTTACAAATCTCGGCATTTCATAATTGATGTTCTCTGACCAGGATCTGAAAAACACAATTCTGATAAATGCTGTAAAAGGTATGCGATCATGCGAAAAATTTCAACATGTCACATCATCTCAGTACTTGCAGATTGAAGTTAGTTTCTACACTGTAATGCAGCTTTTTCACCGCTGCGGATTAGAATGGGAGGGACTTTACAAGATAAAGTAGTATATGAAAAACAGGGTGATCAGTCAACCTGCAACATCTTCACCAAGAACAGCTCGGAATTCCTTGGTTTCTCACAAGGATGCTTACCTTTGGCCCGATGGGATGAGCTGAACTCATTTTTCAAGCAGACAGGGTAGGCCTAAGGCTAAGATTATGGCATGAATTTGAAGCCCCTCGTGTTCTAAATATCTAAGTAGATTGATGGTGCTGTGCATATATTACAGGTCAGCCGTCACATTTGGGCTGAATGCATTATACGGCAGGACAATCGGTTTGGATGGTTCTGTTCAATGGGCCCTGGAATTCCAGCAATGCTGAATCTCTCATTCGGTATACTGTCAATAAAGGCTACTCTATCCTTGGTTGGGAGCTTGGTAAGTATAGAGGTTCTTGTCTTAGCATGGACCAGGAAAGATGGAAAATATATGTTTTCCAGCCAGCTTAATATATTACTGTAGAGCCATCGAATTAACTTACTCTGCATAAAGATATGACAGAAACATCAGAATTTTTCCTCCCGTTTTTCTGCAGTGTTTTTCAACTGTTGAGTATTGTGTTTCTGaaatttgtgcttttttttgCTGTTTAGGCAACGAACTAAGTGGAAATGGAGTTGAGCAAGAGTTTCAGCCCACCAGTATGCATCGGATATGACAACCCTTCAACACCTAGTGGAAGATATATATGCAGGTTTTGAAATTAAGCCACTAGTCCTAGCACCTGGGGGATTCTTTGTGCCAGATTGGTTTGCTGATTTTGTAAATCAAACAAGTAAAACTCTTCAAGTTGTCACCCACCACATTTATAACCTTGGTCCAGGTAATATCACTTCAGAATCAAACCTTTGTTGGACAGTACTATTTTGAGATATTGTGCTTCATCTTCATCAAGTTCAACTGATTTATGTAGGAGTCGATGACCACCTTATTCAGAAGATCCTCAATCCTTCTTATCTTGACGGTGAGTTGCAAATATTCAGCAGCCTTCAAAGTCTTCTGAAGAATTCTGGAACTTCGGCAGTTGCATGGGTTGGAGAAGCTGGAGGTGCTTATAACAGCGGCCACAACCTTGTCACTAATACCTTCGTGTTTAGTTTCTGGTAAAATAAGACTACATCAACTACTTATattgatgattctgatgagGAGATCATGAGACTAAGAAATTTTATGCCATCTGTGTTGTGTAGGTACTTGGACCAACTAGGAATGGCAGCCACTTACAATACAAAAACATATTGCAGACAGACATTGATTGGTGGAAACTATGGCTTGCTAAACACTCAAAATTTTCTCCCAAACCCAGATTACTACAGGTAGGTTACTCATGTGGTTTTAGCTTAAAACCTCAATCCAACTCAACTAACCCCTAGATGAGTGAAAGGAAAGGGATAAAAGATACTTTCCTAATAGTCCTATTTCTCTCTTTGATATATTTCACATAATGCAAAACTGTTACGAGTGGTAATGGAATAGCTTTGCCTGTGGAGACTGCAAACTAAGAAATAACCAGCTTTGTTCAGTGTGAAGACCGGTCCAAATCCAAtgttgaaaagagaaatagaaataatttgaaGAACTGGAGTCATCTGACTGACAATATTATCGTGCTAactgaacaaaaaaattgaatgatttaatAGAAAGTTCAAGCTGATGCCTATACTTCACTTGTGCTCTGCAGTGCTCTTCTTTGGCATAAGTTGATGGGGAGCAAAGTTTTATTAACTAGCTTCTTGGGCACAGATAAGATCCGTGCTTATGCCCATTGCTCAAAGAACTCTGTAAGTGTCTTCTACTCTTGAAACAAGAGGATAAACCAAGTAGTTGGCTAATCTGCTGTTACTTGATATCAACAGCCTGGTGTCACTTTGCTGCTGATTAACCTTGATGGTAACACAACTGTCCAAGTTCACGTTTCAACTGAAAATGCAACCAGTAACGGTACAATGACTCTGAAACAAGAGAGCCAAAATCACAGGACAAAATTTGCCAGAATGTCAAGAGGCTCATCTAATGACGGGAACATCAGAGAAGAGTATCACTTAACCGCCAAAGAAGGAAATATACAGAGCCAAGTCCTGCTTCTCAATGGAAAAGTTCTAAACACAGACTCATCTGGCAACATTCCTTCCTTTGATCCGATAAATGTAAGCCACTCAGATCCGATTACAGTGGCTCCATTCTCCGTTGTATTTGCTCAGATTCCAAATATGAATGTCACTGCATGCAAATAGTCCAGGACCATAGGCACAGTGAACTTTCTATTTGTAATTGTAACTATAAGGTGACCACTGTAGATAATTATTTCTTGGAGAAATTGTGACAAGCACAGGTAAAATTGAATTCATTTGCAAATGAAGGCCAGTCAATTAATAAAATCCAGAGTGTTTCATGACAAGCCAGAGTGGTTCTATTTTTCCCTTTCAGTAATGCTTTGGATCACTCACAATAAAGTGCCTTTCCTAACACACCAATTAGACATTAGTAGCAAAATTCTTCTGAGTGACTCAACTACCGTATATATCCCCCGTTTCATGGCTAATAGTACAACATAGCAGAGGTACAAatgtaaatgaaaaaagaacacCTTCAGTGGCTCACGAAGTATGCCTTGCATACTTAATGGGACAATACTTTTGCTACCACAAATCCGTTCCCATAAAAGTAAATTTTCCAGCATTCCAAATGGGTTGATATTCGATGCAAACATTAGAGAAGAGTACCACTTGACAGCTAAAGACAGACACTTGCACAGCCAAGTCACTCTTCTCAATGGGAAAATTCTTAGTGTTGATTCTTCTGGGAACATTCCTCCCCTAAATCCTACAAAAGTGAGCATGTCAGGTCCCATTCCGGTGGCTCCATTTTCTGTTGTATTTGCTCAGTTTTCTAGCATGAATGTCACAGCTTGCAGATAGTTcaagacacacacacacacacacacacacacacacacacacacaatggAATTACTTCTCTGAACTGTAGATACTTGTAGCATCTTCAATTGCTGTAATCTACAGATAAAAATTCTTTTGgttgctgttttttttctttttcctttctttgctaTGCAAATTTATGTAAGTTTGTGAGAAGTTCATagccagcttcttcttcttggatacGTCAGACCAATCTGCTCTCTGTGCAAAGTGGTGTGCATTCAGATCCACACACATTCAGTTATACACATAAGCAAATCACTATCTGCATCATGATCACTTCTTGAATCTGTAAATTTATCCAACTTATGTTCTGAGTATCCTTTTTAGCATCCCTAAACCTCCCAAACCTGCCAAaagatcaaaaatattaaagagACTGCTAATGCTGAACGAGCTTTCTCTGATGAGATGTTCATACCACTTAGCGCTAGTCTAGAGTCCAAAGTCAACTGTTCCACGTCTATGATTTAGATCTAATGTTCAATCTTCATTGAAGTCCTCGGAAATGGGTGCAGTGATCATATTGTTGTCATTACATTGGCTTAGCATGTCATTTCACATCTCATACGATTAATAGTGCTAATAAAGACCAGCTGTACTCCAAATTGGTGACGTAAGTATGTTCCATGTTGGCATTACAAGTCAAACTGCATATAGCTTGTTTTGGCTGTGTCGTGGGGATGATGGAATTATCAATCTGTTATGTGTATATCCCAACTCAAGGGTGACATATGAGTAAAGCTTCTGGTTCTGGTGCAATAAATTATAATGCAGATTTACGCTCTGAGAAATTACTTGCCATTATCAAATCTTACTGGCCACTGgagtttcaaattttttgcaattttaatgaCCTTGCACATCTGGTGTGCTAGCAATGTTTCCATCCTGACAAACAGATCGAATGCCCAAGAAAAGTTGCATACAACCATATGAATTAACCTTCCCAGTTAGCAAAATTGGCTGACTCTGACTTTCAAGTACCGAATCAGATTGGCGCATTATGTCTAGGAAGAAGCTAAGGATGATTTGTCTCTCTCAACGTAGATGAAAGATGTCAAATGTGAAGTAATGATTTCTATAACCTACCTGCACAGTTAATAACTGCCATTTGAATGCACAATCCCTCCGAAAGATGCCTCTTGTCGATTTTTATCAATAGCAAATGTGGTTACAGATGTTATTTGATGCTGAGCACCAAAACCACCTGGGATCTAGAGGTATTCACACTTAGAACTTGACGAACTCAAATTGTCATTCGAAGTTGCAACCTTCCTGCGTTAGTGGTAGGCCTCTGTTTCctaatgaaaaggaaaaatgaaaaatgttacCACTTAAGATTTACATCCTTCAATCATGTTGGGTTGTCCATTTGCATTAAGCATACTTCACTCGTTCTTTTCCTCTCCTTAAGATTGCTTATAACTGGCAAAACTATGAAATAGAGACCCTTTTTGAAATTGTAGTGATCATTAggaccttttttttaaaatttttttgggtcaaatgaTCATAAGGACCTTGAGTCGGTAGCAGTAtagccctttttcatttttcttagatAGTGGTCCTCTTGATTCTTGGAGTTCTTTAAAATCCAAGACTGTTTCTGTCATTATAAATATGACTTTCATTTGAGAAGCGACCACTTTGCCTAGGACAGTTTGCTTTCAGAGAATTCACCCTAGTGATTTGATTGTGATATGTTCCATCCAATTTTTTCTAATTGGAAAGGGAAGAGCTCTGAACAAGATAAACATGATCAATGAACATTAAAAGGATCTTTCAAGGCCTTATTTTGGTGTGTAATAATAAACCTTTCTAGGTTTATTGTTTTGAAAGGCGTGCTATTTGGTTGAGATCAATAACTTTTTGGTATATCTTagagcataaatttgacctttccttggatttttgtttaataaattgATTTAACAAAATGCATATAGGGTACTGTTATATGTATATTCATTTAGGGAAACATGAAACTGGCGATGCGGCACTACAAAAAGACTAAAAATATGTGGGGTTTTAATCTGCCTTGCACCCTATAATTTCATTCTCTTGACTTTTATATTTCACTGTATGAAACTAGATTCCCCTAATTTGCTTTTTTAAGTCATTGGGTCCCTGTTCAATTTTGTCCGAATCACTTTCCACAAGTGACCTCACTTTCCATGATAAGACACTTGGCAGACTTAAATCCGCATGATTTATTACATGTTGGACGAATCGAATGTTCTatgctcctttttttcttttttctttttttttttccttcttttcggTTCTGCCCATTGAGCTTTCGTTTCTTTGATCTACACAGCATCTATTCTCTCAACACCAATCACGAGCACCGGCACTCCACCACTAGTTCatcattatccaaaaaattctggaaaaaataTGTGTATATTTGTATAATACCATTACAAATTCATATTCTTAAGCATGCACGCAACGGTGGTACTAGCTTCAATAAACAATTATGCTTAGTGTTCAATTTAATTGCCGGAAGTAGAACATCTAAAGTATCGAGAAAACTACTATTTCTCTGCGGACCCTTCAAAGAACACAGCTTTCAAGTTtcagctttttcttctcctctccttTGACATCCACTGTCTCAAAGATGGTTCTTCAACTGCGAAAAGAAGACCGCAACTAAAGCACTCATGCTTCCTCAACCCATGAGTTTGTTTGGAGCCTAAGACTGTTCTTGCCATCGTTTAAATGTACTGCAGGGCAGCGTCTCTGCTTGTTCTCGTGGGGTCGGGTGTTTTGGTGCTCTGGGTATGTTACAACTCCAGCTTACCGGTTTCACAGAGTGCCGGAATTTTGTTCATCAATGGAACAGCATCCGTTGCTAAGACAGACGATGATTACATCTGTGCCACTTTGGATTGGTGGCCTCCTGAAAAATGTGATTATGGCACTTGCAGCTGGGGAAGAGCCACCCTCCAAACTTTGGtatgcttctctctctcttctctctctctctctctctctctctctctgtgttggTTTTTGTGGGGTTATGTGAATTATGGAGCttctggaggaggaggaggatcttCAATAACGTACAGATACTTGAGTTTAGGTCTGGACTCTGCCCACCTGCTCGCACAGAaccaccaaaagagaaaaagtaatcAAGAGAGATTAATTTGAGTATTTGACAAGCATGGCGTTAGCATTTCCTTTGTTTATTATAACTTTCCTTCTGCAAGTCTTGGCTTCTCAAACGTGATCGTCTCTCATCAGGATCTGAAAAACACACTTCTGCTAAATGCCGTAAAAGGTATACGAACGTGCATGCTGATCCTCATTGAACAATTTCAACATGTCACATCATCTTGGTACTTCAAATTAAAGTTGTAGACATTTATGCTGTGTTGCAGCCTTTTCACCCCTGAGGATTAGAATAGGGGGGACCTTGCAAGATAAAGTAGTATATGAAACACAGGGTGATGACAGACCTTGCGGCATCTTCACCAAGAACAGCTCAGAATTTCTTGGTTTCTCACAAGGATGCTTACCTTTGGCCCGATGGGATGAGCTGAACTCTTTTTTCAAGCAGACGGGGTAGGCCTAAGGCTAAGATTATGTTTACCATTTGTTCCACAAATGGCATGAATTTGAAGCCTCTCGTGTCCTAAATATCTAAGTACATTGATGGTGCTGTGCATATATTACAGGTCAGCCGTCACATTTGGGCTGAATGCATTATACGGCAGGATAATAGGTTCGGACAGTTTTGTTAATGGGCCCTGGAATTCCAGTAATGCCGAATCTCTTATTCAGTACACTGTCAATAAAGGCTACTCTATCCTCGGTTGGGAGCTTGGTAAGCGTAGTGAAGGTGGAAAAGATACGGTTGCATGAACATTTACTCCTGAAGTTTTTCTGTAGTGTTTTGTCAACTGTGACGCACCGTGTCTTTAAAATCTGTGCTTTTCTTGCTGGTTAGGCAATGAACTAAGTGGACACGGAGTTGGAGCAAGAGTTTCAGCCCACCAGTATGCATCAGATATAAAAACCCTTCAACACCTAGTGGAAGAAATATACGCAGGTTTCGAAGTTAAGCCACTAGTCCTGGCACCAGGGGGATTCTTTGATGTAGATTGGTTTGCCCATTTTATAGATCAAACAAGTAAAACTCTTCAAGTTGTCACCCACCACATTTATAACCTTGGTCCAGGTAATATCACTTCAGGATCAGACCTTTGTTGGACCATACTATTTTGAGACATTGTGCTTCATCTTCATCAAGTTCAACTGAATTATGTAGGAGTCGATGATCACCTTATTTACAAGATCCTCAATCCTTCTTATCTCGATGGTGCGGTGCGAACATTcagcagtcttcagactcttCTGAAGAATTCTGGAACTTCGGCAGTTGCATGGGTTGGTGAAGCTGGAGGCGCTTATAATAGCGGCCGCAACCTTGTCACTAACTCCTTTGTGTTCAGTTTCTGGTAAAATAAGACTCTTACACGTCAACTACTTACattgatgattctgatgagGAGATCACGAGATTAAGGAATTTTATGCCGTCTATGTTGTATAGGTACTTGGACCAACTAGGAATGGCGGCCACTTACGATACAAAAACATACTGCAGACAGACATTGATCGGTGGAAACTATGGCTTGCTAAACACTCAAACATTTCTCCCAAACCCAGATTACTACAGGTAGACTAGTCGTGTTATTTTAGCTTAAGCCTTAATCCAATTCAACTTAGAATTCTAATACTAGATAAACTGTTTCGAAATCGGTGGAGACACTAAACTAAGAAATAACCAGCTTTGGTCAGTATTAAGGCCGGTCCCAATCCAAAGTTGATAAGAGAGATAAGCGGAAGAACCAGATTCATCTGATTGACAACATTATCGTGTtaaatgaacaaacaaattgAATGAATTAAGAAAACGTTCAAGCTGACGCCAATGCTTCACTTGTGCTCTGCAGTGCTCTTCTTTGGCATAAGTTGATGGGGAGCGAAGTTTTGTTAACTAGCTTCTCGGGCACAGATAAGATCCGTGCTTATGCTCATTGCTCAAAGAACTCTGTTAAGTGTCTTCTACTCTTGAAACAAGAGGATAAACCATGTGTATTTGGCTAATACTCTGTTTCTTGATATCAACAGCCTGGTATCACTTTGCTGCTGATCAACCTTGATGGTAAAACAACTGTCCAAGTTCACGTTTCAACTGAAAATGTAACCAGTAAAGGAACAGTGACTCTGAAACACGAGAGCCAAAATCACAGGACAAGATTTGCCAGTATGTCAAGAGGATCATCTAATGATGGGAACATCAGAGAAGAGTATCACTTGAATGCCAAAGAAGGAAATATACAGAGCCAAGTCCTGCTTCTCAATcgaaaagttctaaacataGACTCATCTGGCAACATTCCTTCCCTCGATCCGATATATGTAAGCCACTCAGATCCAATCACGGTGGCTCCATTCTCTGTGGTATTTGCTCGGATTCCTAGTATGAATGTCCCCGCATGCATATAGTCCAGTACCATAGGCACAGTGAATTTGCTATTTGTAATCATAACTATGAGGCAACCCTCGTAGATAATGACTTTCTGGAGAGATTGTGACAAGCACAGGTAAAATTGGATTCATTTGCAAGTGAAGGCCagtcaattaataaaattcagAGTGTTTATGACAGGCCAGAATGGTTCTACTTTTCCCTTCCAGTAATGCTTTGGATCACTCACAAAAATATAAGTGTCTTTCCTGACCCACCAATCAGACATTAGTCGCAAACTTCTTTGAAATGGATCAACTACCGTATATATCTCCTGTTTTGTGGCTAATTGTACAACATAGCAAAGGTACAAATCTACTAATAAAGGTACACCACTGGTGACTCAAAGCGTGCCTCAACcaccaacataaacaatttcatCCCTAAATTAACCAGCAAGAATCAAAACATCCACTAAAAGGTTTGAGAGAAAATGCTTCCATAAATGCTTTTTAGATCCTCCCCTAAGTAAAAGTTCTTCACAAGTAAATGTTTCAGCCACGTGATTCCTCCTGGCGATTTAAATGCCATCCAAAGACAATGAGAGGTCCCTAGTAATCAGAGTGTTACATTTAGTTGCTCCTTGCCGCTCCAGGCAACAAGTTTGAAAGAGATGGAACTCCTTGACTCCTCATCTCTTCTTGAGCTCGCCTCATTTCTTCGGGATCTATTACCATAAACAAGCAAATTGATCAAAGGAcaaacaagatgaaaaaagtTTGAAAGCCAACTTAACTGAAAATTGATTAAAGAGGCTGAAATATAACACAATATCACTAGGTTGACAGCAAATTATATGATGCACACCAGCAAAATACTTGCATATCCTTAAGATCACTATGCTGGGATTATGATATCAAGAATGAGTACTTACCCATGTTCTCAACTAACTTTGGCATTAGGAAAacaacaatcagcataaaacCAACCATCAGACCCATCGGGCTCTTCACCAGGGACATTATGGAGAAGGGTTCTCTAATCTGTTTAAATCAAGATTTGAAGGAAAGAAGTTAACAAAACATGTTAGTAGAACCATCAATAAGACTAGGTTCTGGTCAAATCAACCTCGTAGTACTGTTCCTCTCTCAATGGCTCTAAAACCAACTCATTCAAGACCCTCCTATTCTCTGTCAGGGCAGCCTGCACCTTGCCAGGATTCCTAGCACTGACATCAACTCGTACCTGAGCATTTATAAAGCAATGAATTTGTTGAAGTTAGACAGTGATTGAATCTGGTGGATAACTAGCAAATTAAGATCATACCCACCGGCGAAAAGAAATATCCAATGGCAGCCACCTCAATCAGATGCGTCCCAGCCGAGATATTATGgctttttcaaaatacgaattAAGGAACATTCTCATGCCAGACATGATCGTATACAAGCATATTGCCATCATCTTCATCCATATCAGCTCGTGACAATTTAAGTACAGCTTAAAAACGGTAATAGAGCAAGTCATTTAAAGAATCAGAGAAAGGAAGCCCTATGAACTTGGctttaaaaagtcaaaagaattCATGTGAAACAAAGTAGGAGAGGTGGAAGGTGTTATAGGAAGCATTGGGAACAAAACAGCTACAGTTGAAGAAGAGGATACAATGAGAAATATCCATCTGGCCTAAGGAAAGTAATTCTCTTGCCACCATTGAGTGTAACTTTAGCATCTGATATCTTTCCCGGAAGACCAAATGCACCAGCTCCTGCCAAAGCATTTGCAATTTGggtcaagaagagaaaaagggtgGTTGCATTGAAAGGAagattaaatatataattaccACAACTGAGAACTAAAAGCAGAAGGATCAAAATTTTCCAGTGAAAACTATTTGCCTCCATTTGAGTAACCAAGCAGGCTATATTTTTGAGTGCC
This genomic stretch from Eucalyptus grandis isolate ANBG69807.140 chromosome 3, ASM1654582v1, whole genome shotgun sequence harbors:
- the LOC104437646 gene encoding heparanase-like protein 3 isoform X2, translated to MYCRAASLLVLVGSGVLVLWVCYNSSLPVSQSAGILFINGTASVAKTDDDYICATLDWWPPEKCDYGTCSWGRATLQTLDLKNTLLLNAVKAFSPLRIRIGGTLQDKVVYETQGDDRPCGIFTKNSSEFLGFSQGCLPLARWDELNSFFKQTGSAVTFGLNALYGRIIGSDSFVNGPWNSSNAESLIQYTVNKGYSILGWELGNELSGHGVGARVSAHQYASDIKTLQHLVEEIYAGFEVKPLVLAPGGFFDVDWFAHFIDQTSKTLQVVTHHIYNLGPGVDDHLIYKILNPSYLDGAVRTFSSLQTLLKNSGTSAVAWVGEAGGAYNSGRNLVTNSFVFSFWYLDQLGMAATYDTKTYCRQTLIGGNYGLLNTQTFLPNPDYYSALLWHKLMGSEVLLTSFSGTDKIRAYAHCSKNSPGITLLLINLDGKTTVQVHVSTENVTSKGTVTLKHESQNHRTRFASMSRGSSNDGNIREEYHLNAKEGNIQSQVLLLNRKVLNIDSSGNIPSLDPIYVSHSDPITVAPFSVVFARIPSMNVPACI
- the LOC104437644 gene encoding LOW QUALITY PROTEIN: heparanase-like protein 3 (The sequence of the model RefSeq protein was modified relative to this genomic sequence to represent the inferred CDS: inserted 1 base in 1 codon; deleted 1 base in 1 codon) produces the protein MYWGMGSLLVLVGLGFLVFWIHHNSSSALSQSTGISGDVLSGTVFINGTASIAKTDDDYICATLDWWPPEKCDYNTCSWGRATLLTLDLKNTILINAVKAFSPLRIRMGGTLQDKVVYEKQGDQSTCNIFTKNSSEFLGFSQGCLPLARWDELNSFFKQTGSAVTFGLNALYGRTIGLDGSVNGPWNSSNAESLIRYTVNKGYSILGWELGNELSGNGVXARVSAHQYASDMTTLQHLVEDIYAGFEIKPLVLAPGGFFVPDWFADFVNQTSKTLQVVTHHIYNLGPGVDDHLIQKILNPSYLDGELQIFSSLQSLLKNSGTSAVAWVGEAGGAYNSGHNLVTNTFVFSFWYLDQLGMAATYNTKTYCRQTLIGGNYGLLNTQNFLPNPDYYSALLWHKLMGSKVLLTSFLGTDKIRAYAHCSKNSPGVTLLLINLDGNTTVQVHVSTENATSNGTMTLKQESQNHRTKFARMSRGSSNDGNIREEYHLTAKEGNIQSQVLLLNGKVLNTDSSGNIPSFDPINVSHSDPITVAPFSVVFAQIPNMNVTACK
- the LOC104437645 gene encoding ER membrane protein complex subunit 7 homolog; translated protein: MAPIARSLPALSAGFFFLILTVGAAVVSSGPTDGFTINGRVRIPGAGAFGLPGKISDAKVTLNGGKRITFLRPDGYFSFHNISAGTHLIEVAAIGYFFSPVRVDVSARNPGKVQAALTENRRVLNELVLEPLREEQYYEIREPFSIMSLVKSPMGLMVGFMLIVVFLMPKLVENMDPEEMRRAQEEMRSQGVPSLSNLLPGAARSN
- the LOC104437646 gene encoding heparanase-like protein 3 isoform X1, with product MYCRAASLLVLVGSGVLVLWVCYNSSLPVSQSAGILFINGTASVAKTDDDYICATLDWWPPEKCDYGTCSWGRATLQTLDLKNTLLLNAVKAFSPLRIRIGGTLQDKVVYETQGDDRPCGIFTKNSSEFLGFSQGCLPLARWDELNSFFKQTGSAVTFGLNALYGRIIGSDSFVNGPWNSSNAESLIQYTVNKGYSILGWELGKRSEGNELSGHGVGARVSAHQYASDIKTLQHLVEEIYAGFEVKPLVLAPGGFFDVDWFAHFIDQTSKTLQVVTHHIYNLGPGVDDHLIYKILNPSYLDGAVRTFSSLQTLLKNSGTSAVAWVGEAGGAYNSGRNLVTNSFVFSFWYLDQLGMAATYDTKTYCRQTLIGGNYGLLNTQTFLPNPDYYSALLWHKLMGSEVLLTSFSGTDKIRAYAHCSKNSPGITLLLINLDGKTTVQVHVSTENVTSKGTVTLKHESQNHRTRFASMSRGSSNDGNIREEYHLNAKEGNIQSQVLLLNRKVLNIDSSGNIPSLDPIYVSHSDPITVAPFSVVFARIPSMNVPACI